The following are encoded together in the Gasterosteus aculeatus chromosome 7, fGasAcu3.hap1.1, whole genome shotgun sequence genome:
- the LOC144410265 gene encoding serrate RNA effector molecule homolog, whose amino-acid sequence MGDSDDEFDRRRRDKFRRERSDMERSREREERRRDDWPDRDWDRGRERRRDYDRSRRERFSPPRHISPQHKRMRRDWDDHRGEPYRYDMPYGGGVAPFPGAGPQGWHPDLPPLHPHHGGHPLQGRLGMVDPDLPPPGPPTMRSFKEFLLNTEDSVDETESVKRYNQYKLDFRRQQLQDFFLQHKDQEWFRSKYHPDDITAQRAESLAALKTRLGVFLFLMDNNWLENMSLDMEHAPAIIKLLDAAVIKMEGGTDLDLQVLELPTAAAAGEASSSSGGGGGPPPPGAGAPRGGGEKSQGDLSGGNVSRPTDSESTSRTEETKVPNKNSEEETKLNGEKDEGEEEEEEEEEGEKKDDEEEEDKKKTPLKKKSRKRKRSVSADSGEGSASDSDSSHSDGEEKEEDNDEEERRKERGKERVKGREEAPAKPRPLHLTTSLFIRSIPPEVSKEEITALCRRYPGFLRVALSDPQAERRFVRRCWVTFDRSVNIKETCWNLQNIRLRDCELSPVVNRDLCRRVRSVNGLTHHRPVVKNDIRLSARLVHSLDQRGALWDGQTNPVLKNITDYLIEEVSAEEEELMGALGGGCDDAKDPAPSSEVTVETDNKLLKVLDRLLLYLRLVHSVDYYNFCEYPAEDEMPHRCGLIHVRGPLPAARITAAEVSEHQRMCEERLAPLLSASESLSDDDAGKLGKKDPEHEVEKFLSSNTQELSKDKWLCPLSGKKFKAPEFVRKHILNKHGDKVSAVRQEVVFFNNFLLDAKRPALPEKKPLPPPVQATPPGLPGFPGQSPQQQSLLGYPPGVRPPMPGFPGGGPPFPPNQFGAGRGNHDNFRGHLGGGGGFPGKQRNNRL is encoded by the exons ATGGGAGACAGCGATGACGAGTTCGACAGGAGGAGGCGGGACAAGttcaggagagagaggagtgacaTGGAGcggtcgagagagagagaggaaaggaggagagacgaCTGGCCTGACCG ggactgGGACCGCggcagagagaggaggcggGACTACGATCGCAGCCGCAGAGAACGGTTTTCTCCCCCCCGACACATCAGCCCTCaacacaaacgcatgaggaGAGACTG GGACGACCACCGCGGGGAGCCGTACCGCTACGACATGCCCTACGGAGGGGGCGTGGCTCCGTTTCCGGGGGCGGGGCCTCAGGGATGGCATCCCGAcctccccccccttcatccCCACCACGGCGGTCACCCGCTGCAGGGCAG GTTGGGGATGGTGGATCCGGATCTCCCTCCTCCCGGTCCTCCCACCATGAGGAGCTTCAAG GAGTTTCTGTTGAACACAGAGGACAGCGTGGACGAGACGGAGTCGGTGAAGCGCTACAATCAGTACAAGCTGGACTTCAGacggcagcagctgcaggacttCTTCCTCCAGCACAAAGACCAGGAGTGGTTCCGCTCCAAGTACCACCCCGATGACATCACGGCGCAGAGGGCGGAGTCTCTGGCTGCACTCAAGACCCGGCTGGgcgtcttcctcttcctgatGGACAACAACTGGCTGGAGAACATGTCGCTGGACATGGAACACGCGCCCGCCATCATCAAGCTGCTGGACGCAG CGGTGATCAAGATGGAGGGCGGCACAGACTTGGACCTGCAGGTCCTGGAGCTGCcgactgctgcagctgctggggaggcgagcagcagcagtggaggaggaggaggaccaccaccaccaggagCAGGAGCaccaagaggaggaggtgagaagaGTCAGGGAGATCTCAGCGGAGGAAACGTGAGCCGCCCGACTGACTCTGAGTCGACGAGTCGCACAGAAGAGACAAAAGTCCCAAATAAG AACAGTGAAGAAGAGACCAAACTGAACGGTGAGAAGgacgaaggagaggaggaggaggaggaggaagaagagggagagaaaaaagatgacgaggaggaggaagataagAAAAAGACGCCGCTAAAGAAGaaa agcaggaagaggaaacgCAGCGTGTCCGCTGACAGTGGCGAGGGCAGCGCCTCTGACTCTGACTCCTCCCACTCTGatggggaggaaaaggaggaagacaACGATGAGGAAG AGCGTCGTAAAGAGCGAGGGAAGGAAAGGgtgaaggggagagaggaggctccagctaagccccgccccctgcacCTCACCACGTCTTTGTTCATCCGGAGCATCCCGCCGGAGGTGTCCAAGGAGGAGATCACAGCC TTATGTCGCAGGTACCCGGGGTTCCTGCGGGTGGCGCTGTCGGACCCACAGGCCGAGAGGAG gttcgTCAGGAGATGCTGGGTGACCTTTGACCGCAGTGTGAACATAAAGGAGACGTGCTGGAACCTTCAGAACATCAGG CTGAGGGACTGTGAGCTGTCCCCGGTGGTGAACAGAGACTTGTGTCGGCGGGTCCGCTCCGTCAACGGCCTCACGCACCACAGGCCGGTGGTGAAGAACGACATCCGTTTATCTGCTCGACTCGTCCACAGCCTGGACCAGAGGGGGGCGCTGTGGGACGGACAG ACCAACCCCGTCCTGAAGAACATCACAGACTACCTCATCGAGGAGGTGagcgccgaggaggaggagctgatgggGGCTTTAGGGGGCGGGTGCGACGACGCCAaagaccccgccccctcctccgaGGTTACAGTGGAGACAGacaacaagctgctgaag gtgcTGGACAGACTGCTGCTCTACCTGCGTCTGGTTCACTCAGTAGATTATTATAACTTCTGTGAGTATCCTGCTGAGGACGAGATGCCTCATCGCTGTGGACTGATTCACGTACGAGGACCGCTACCTGCCGCCCGCATTACTGCAGCTGAgg TGAGTGAGCATCAGAGGATGTGTGAGGAGCGTCTGGCTCCTCTTCTTTCTGCCTCAGAGTCTCTGAGTGACGACGACGCTGGCAAACTGGGAAAGAAGGACCCGGAGCACGAG GTGGAAAAGTTCCTCTCGTCAAACACTCAGGAGCTCAGTAAAGACAAGTGGCTTTGTCCTCTGAGCGGGAAGAAGTTTAAG GCTCCAGAGTTTGTGCGCAAACACATCCTGAACAAACATGGGGACAAAGTCTCTGCCGTTAGACAGGAAGTTGTGTTCTTCAACAACTTCCTGTTGGACGCCAAGAGACCAGCCCTACCTGAGaagaagcccctcccccctccagtaCAAG CCACGCCCCCTGGTTTGCCTGGGTTCCCTGGCCAGTCGCCACAGCAGCAAAGCCTTCTGGGATATCCTCCTGGAGTCAGACCTCCAATGCCCGGTTTCCCTG GTGGAGGACCGCCATTTCCCCCCAACCAGTTTGGGGCCGGCCGTGGTAACCATGACAACTTCAGAGGTCacttaggaggaggaggagggtttcCAGGGAAACAACGAAACAACAGGTTATAA
- the LOC120821663 gene encoding serrate RNA effector molecule homolog B-like, with the protein MGDSDDEFDRRRRDKFRRERSDMERSREREERRRDDWPDRDWDRGRERRRDYDRSRRERFSPPRHISPQHKRMRRDWDDHRGEPYRYDMPYGGGVAPFPGAGPQGWHPDLPPLHPHHGGHPLQGRLGMVDPDLPPPGPPTMRSFKEFLLNTEDSVDETESVKRYNQYKLDFRRQQLQDFFLQHKDQEWFRSKYHPDDITAQRAESLAALKTRLGVFLFLMDNNWLENMSLDMEHAPAIIKLLDAAVIKMEGGTDLDLQVLELPTAAAAGEASSSSGGGGGPPPPGAGAPRGGGEKSQGDLSGGNVSRPTDSESTSRTEETKVPNKNSEEETKLNGEKDEGEEEEEEEEEGEKKDDEEEEDKKKTPLKKKSRKRKRSVSADSGEGSASDSDSSHSDGEEKEEDNDEEERRKERGKERVKGREEAPAKPRPLHLTTSLFIRSIPPEVSKEEITALCRRYPGFLRVALSDPQAERRFVRRCWVTFDRSVNIKETCWNLQNIRLRDCELSPVVNRDLCRRVRSVNGLTHHRPVVKNDIRLSARLVHSLDQRGALWDGQTNPVLKNITDYLIEEVSAEEEELMGALGGGCDDAKDPAPSSEVTVETDNKLLKVLDRLLLYLRLVHSVDYYNFCEYPAEDEMPHRCGLIHVRGPLPAARITAAEVSEHQRMCEERLAPLLSASESLSDDDAGKLGKKDPEHEVEKFLSSNTQELSKDKWLCPLSGKKFKAPEFVRKHILNKHGDKVSAVRQEVVFFNNFLLDAKRPALPEKKPLPPPVQATPPGLPGFPGQSPQQQSLLGYPPGVRPPMPGFPGGGPPFPPNQFGAGRGNHDNFRGHLGGGGGFPGKQRNNRGLRGDPRSIIEYRDLDAPEDLDFF; encoded by the exons ATGGGAGACAGCGATGACGAGTTCGACAGGAGGAGGCGGGACAAGttcaggagagagaggagtgacaTGGAGcggtcgagagagagagaggaaaggaggagagacgaCTGGCCTGACCG ggactgGGACCGCggcagagagaggaggcggGACTACGATCGCAGCCGCAGAGAACGGTTTTCTCCCCCCCGACACATCAGCCCTCaacacaaacgcatgaggaGAGACTG GGACGACCACCGCGGGGAGCCGTACCGCTACGACATGCCCTACGGAGGGGGCGTGGCTCCGTTTCCGGGGGCGGGGCCTCAGGGATGGCATCCCGAcctccccccccttcatccCCACCACGGCGGTCACCCGCTGCAGGGCAG GTTGGGGATGGTGGATCCGGATCTCCCTCCTCCCGGTCCTCCCACCATGAGGAGCTTCAAG GAGTTTCTGTTGAACACAGAGGACAGCGTGGACGAGACGGAGTCGGTGAAGCGCTACAATCAGTACAAGCTGGACTTCAGacggcagcagctgcaggacttCTTCCTCCAGCACAAAGACCAGGAGTGGTTCCGCTCCAAGTACCACCCCGATGACATCACGGCGCAGAGGGCGGAGTCTCTGGCTGCACTCAAGACCCGGCTGGgcgtcttcctcttcctgatGGACAACAACTGGCTGGAGAACATGTCGCTGGACATGGAACACGCGCCCGCCATCATCAAGCTGCTGGACGCAG CGGTGATCAAGATGGAGGGCGGCACAGACTTGGACCTGCAGGTCCTGGAGCTGCcgactgctgcagctgctggggaggcgagcagcagcagtggaggaggaggaggaccaccaccaccaggagCAGGAGCaccaagaggaggaggtgagaagaGTCAGGGAGATCTCAGCGGAGGAAACGTGAGCCGCCCGACTGACTCTGAGTCGACGAGTCGCACAGAAGAGACAAAAGTCCCAAATAAG AACAGTGAAGAAGAGACCAAACTGAACGGTGAGAAGgacgaaggagaggaggaggaggaggaggaagaagagggagagaaaaaagatgacgaggaggaggaagataagAAAAAGACGCCGCTAAAGAAGaaa agcaggaagaggaaacgCAGCGTGTCCGCTGACAGTGGCGAGGGCAGCGCCTCTGACTCTGACTCCTCCCACTCTGatggggaggaaaaggaggaagacaACGATGAGGAAG AGCGTCGTAAAGAGCGAGGGAAGGAAAGGgtgaaggggagagaggaggctccagctaagccccgccccctgcacCTCACCACGTCTTTGTTCATCCGGAGCATCCCGCCGGAGGTGTCCAAGGAGGAGATCACAGCC TTATGTCGCAGGTACCCGGGGTTCCTGCGGGTGGCGCTGTCGGACCCACAGGCCGAGAGGAG gttcgTCAGGAGATGCTGGGTGACCTTTGACCGCAGTGTGAACATAAAGGAGACGTGCTGGAACCTTCAGAACATCAGG CTGAGGGACTGTGAGCTGTCCCCGGTGGTGAACAGAGACTTGTGTCGGCGGGTCCGCTCCGTCAACGGCCTCACGCACCACAGGCCGGTGGTGAAGAACGACATCCGTTTATCTGCTCGACTCGTCCACAGCCTGGACCAGAGGGGGGCGCTGTGGGACGGACAG ACCAACCCCGTCCTGAAGAACATCACAGACTACCTCATCGAGGAGGTGagcgccgaggaggaggagctgatgggGGCTTTAGGGGGCGGGTGCGACGACGCCAaagaccccgccccctcctccgaGGTTACAGTGGAGACAGacaacaagctgctgaag gtgcTGGACAGACTGCTGCTCTACCTGCGTCTGGTTCACTCAGTAGATTATTATAACTTCTGTGAGTATCCTGCTGAGGACGAGATGCCTCATCGCTGTGGACTGATTCACGTACGAGGACCGCTACCTGCCGCCCGCATTACTGCAGCTGAgg TGAGTGAGCATCAGAGGATGTGTGAGGAGCGTCTGGCTCCTCTTCTTTCTGCCTCAGAGTCTCTGAGTGACGACGACGCTGGCAAACTGGGAAAGAAGGACCCGGAGCACGAG GTGGAAAAGTTCCTCTCGTCAAACACTCAGGAGCTCAGTAAAGACAAGTGGCTTTGTCCTCTGAGCGGGAAGAAGTTTAAG GCTCCAGAGTTTGTGCGCAAACACATCCTGAACAAACATGGGGACAAAGTCTCTGCCGTTAGACAGGAAGTTGTGTTCTTCAACAACTTCCTGTTGGACGCCAAGAGACCAGCCCTACCTGAGaagaagcccctcccccctccagtaCAAG CCACGCCCCCTGGTTTGCCTGGGTTCCCTGGCCAGTCGCCACAGCAGCAAAGCCTTCTGGGATATCCTCCTGGAGTCAGACCTCCAATGCCCGGTTTCCCTG GTGGAGGACCGCCATTTCCCCCCAACCAGTTTGGGGCCGGCCGTGGTAACCATGACAACTTCAGAGGTCacttaggaggaggaggagggtttcCAGGGAAACAACGAAACAACAG gggctTGCGAGGAGACCCCCGGTCCATCATCGAGTACAGAGACCTGGATGCTCCAGAAGACCTTGACTTCTTTTAG